A region of Streptomyces sp. NBC_01267 DNA encodes the following proteins:
- a CDS encoding glutaredoxin domain-containing protein, whose protein sequence is MPGTVTMYSTTWCGYCRRLKGQMDREGIAYTEVNIEHDADSAAFVEKANGGNQTVPTVLVVPAQGGSEVVMTNPSLAQVKQALGV, encoded by the coding sequence ATGCCGGGCACTGTGACGATGTACAGCACCACGTGGTGCGGCTACTGCCGTCGGCTGAAGGGCCAGATGGACCGCGAGGGCATTGCCTACACCGAGGTCAACATCGAGCACGACGCCGACTCCGCGGCCTTCGTCGAGAAGGCGAACGGTGGCAACCAGACCGTGCCGACGGTTCTGGTAGTTCCCGCCCAGGGGGGCTCCGAGGTCGTCATGACGAACCCGAGCCTTGCCCAGGTCAAGCAGGCGCTCGGCGTCTGA
- a CDS encoding extracellular solute-binding protein, with the protein MIRTYSTRSRAGLRLLLSGTLLALAALSGGCSAGGRQTVVVLGPWTGPEAAAFTRTLDLLDDHTPYTYTYQGTSSLRETLVAQLEAGAPPDVAVLNSQGELAEYAHEGVLTPLTGDLGSKAYAPWAPELVVNGSRHTYWVPLKVDVKSLVWTRPSQPVEPHTWCLGMSAQATTGWPGTDWIEDILLHQAGPDVYEQWAVGDLPWTSRAMRDAWSTWATLIHGQDARSALETPYEGAGGKGLLNSGDCTEEHESSFIRYLYGQDIAFEPTADAVPALSGHKDSFEVSADMAAVFRDSPAAMKLLSQLSGPEGRETWMAQAEPQLKPLFPSASDPRPQDRIGGKVATLLTGGTSASPTRHLCFDASDTMPPTLRDAFQHAVLKFLSSPGKASQNALLGQLEQERTRLPVADRLPGVCGSPAA; encoded by the coding sequence GTGATCCGAACGTACTCGACGCGCTCCCGGGCAGGGCTGCGACTGCTGCTCTCCGGCACGCTGCTCGCCCTCGCCGCGCTGAGCGGCGGCTGTTCGGCGGGCGGCAGGCAGACCGTGGTCGTCCTCGGTCCCTGGACGGGGCCCGAGGCGGCGGCGTTCACCAGGACGCTGGACCTGCTGGACGACCACACCCCGTACACGTACACCTACCAGGGCACCAGCTCGCTGCGGGAGACCCTGGTCGCACAGCTGGAGGCGGGAGCCCCGCCGGACGTGGCCGTCCTCAACAGCCAGGGCGAGCTGGCCGAGTACGCGCACGAGGGCGTACTGACCCCGCTGACCGGGGACCTGGGGAGCAAGGCGTACGCGCCGTGGGCACCCGAACTGGTCGTCAACGGCAGCAGACACACCTACTGGGTGCCGCTGAAGGTGGATGTGAAGAGCCTGGTGTGGACCAGACCGTCACAGCCGGTCGAGCCGCACACCTGGTGCCTGGGGATGAGCGCGCAGGCCACCACCGGCTGGCCGGGCACCGACTGGATCGAGGACATCCTGCTGCACCAGGCGGGTCCGGACGTGTACGAGCAGTGGGCGGTCGGCGACCTGCCGTGGACCAGCCGCGCGATGCGGGACGCCTGGAGCACCTGGGCCACGCTGATCCACGGGCAGGACGCGAGGAGCGCGCTGGAGACCCCGTACGAAGGGGCGGGGGGCAAGGGCCTGCTCAACTCCGGAGACTGCACGGAGGAGCACGAGAGCTCCTTCATCCGCTACCTCTACGGCCAGGACATCGCTTTCGAGCCGACCGCCGACGCGGTACCGGCGCTGAGCGGACACAAGGACTCGTTCGAGGTGTCGGCCGACATGGCGGCGGTGTTCCGCGACAGCCCGGCAGCCATGAAACTGCTGAGCCAGCTGTCGGGGCCCGAAGGCCGGGAGACCTGGATGGCACAGGCCGAACCGCAGCTGAAGCCGCTCTTCCCCAGCGCCTCGGACCCGCGGCCCCAGGACCGGATCGGCGGCAAGGTCGCGACCCTGCTCACCGGCGGCACGAGCGCATCACCCACCCGTCACCTGTGCTTCGACGCTTCCGACACCATGCCGCCCACGCTGCGCGACGCCTTCCAGCACGCGGTGCTGAAATTCCTCAGCTCCCCCGGCAAGGCCTCCCAGAACGCGCTGCTGGGCCAGCTGGAACAGGAACGCACCCGGCTGCCGGTGGCGGACCGACTGCCGGGCGTCTGCGGAAGCCCGGCCGCGTGA